One genomic window of Caballeronia sp. SBC1 includes the following:
- a CDS encoding sugar phosphate isomerase/epimerase has translation MTQRLDIYQSLWAMERRHTDGHERSLEDNIAMIAQAGFNGVSASYASRDDVRQLSGLLRPLGLQAEGQCFPRTVDDLQPILEIATEFGVHHIDLQPDVRPRRLNDALKLIDGWTRLAEQVDFPVYIETHRDRMTTDLHFTLDLLEARPDLKLLGDISHYLVGREFALPVSDENHADMHRILDNSWAFHGRVASREQVQIEISFEPHRIWVDLFLDWWRYGFASWQRRAGPDDTLVFTCELGPKPYAIIGRDGNDTTDRWAESLLMRDRIRELWSGLCRQEKPAPLALNR, from the coding sequence ATGACGCAGCGGCTCGACATCTATCAGTCGCTATGGGCAATGGAGCGCCGTCACACTGACGGCCATGAGCGCTCGCTTGAAGACAACATAGCGATGATCGCGCAAGCGGGTTTCAATGGCGTCAGCGCTTCTTATGCATCGCGCGACGACGTGCGTCAGCTTAGCGGTTTGCTAAGACCACTTGGCCTGCAAGCAGAGGGACAATGTTTTCCGCGTACGGTAGATGACCTGCAGCCGATCCTTGAAATAGCCACTGAGTTCGGCGTGCATCACATCGACTTGCAGCCAGATGTGCGGCCGCGTCGGCTCAATGACGCGCTCAAGTTGATCGATGGATGGACGAGGCTCGCCGAGCAGGTCGACTTTCCGGTGTATATCGAAACGCATCGGGACCGCATGACAACGGACCTGCATTTCACGCTCGATCTGCTTGAAGCCCGGCCGGATCTGAAACTGCTTGGCGACATCTCGCACTATCTCGTGGGACGTGAATTCGCGCTACCCGTGTCCGATGAAAACCATGCGGATATGCACCGGATTCTCGACAATTCGTGGGCCTTCCACGGCCGCGTTGCGAGCCGTGAACAGGTGCAGATAGAGATCTCGTTCGAGCCGCACCGGATCTGGGTGGACCTGTTTCTCGACTGGTGGCGTTACGGCTTTGCGTCGTGGCAACGGCGCGCGGGTCCAGATGACACGCTGGTCTTCACGTGCGAACTGGGACCCAAGCCTTACGCAATCATCGGCCGCGATGGCAACGACACGACCGACCGCTGGGCCGAATCCCTGCTGATGCGCGATCGGATTCGCGAACTCTGGAGCGGCCTGTGCCGCCAAGAAAAGCCAGCACCGTTAGCGCTTAATCGCTGA
- a CDS encoding NAD(P)/FAD-dependent oxidoreductase: protein MKSRPAMVIIGAGQSGARAAHALRDNGWDGEITLLGNEGVAPYDRPPLSKAVLLGQKTTAQCALYDETFYCEQRIDLRVDASVQQIDRAARKVVLKDGHTIAYQRLLIATGAAPRRLSVPGATLDGVHVLRTAADASSVVGELLPGRKIAIVGAGFIGLEIAATAIARGCEVIVIEAAARALMRAVPEIVAAYLVERHRQMGVDVRFALQVDRIVGSTMKRVTCVKLSDGTSIACDCVIAGIGVKPRTELAEAAGIDVADGIAVDDTLRTNDPHIFAAGDVCSFPHRLFRRRMRLECWKNAEDHARIVARNMLDRGETYSEVPWFWSDQYDMTIQIAGMPAFGVTTVVRETGATSRIFFALDRDGVLVGASGVGQAIEIARDVRVAQELIARRACVDPSLLSDRSVKLKPLLAVEAL from the coding sequence ATGAAAAGCCGACCCGCGATGGTGATCATAGGCGCCGGGCAAAGCGGAGCACGCGCCGCCCATGCGTTGCGCGACAACGGCTGGGACGGCGAGATCACGCTGCTTGGCAATGAAGGGGTTGCGCCTTATGACAGGCCACCGCTCTCAAAGGCCGTGCTGCTCGGTCAGAAAACGACCGCGCAATGCGCGCTGTATGACGAGACGTTTTATTGCGAGCAACGCATCGACCTGCGTGTCGATGCAAGCGTTCAACAGATCGATCGCGCAGCGCGCAAGGTGGTTCTGAAGGACGGCCATACCATTGCCTATCAGCGTCTGCTGATCGCCACCGGCGCGGCGCCAAGGCGCCTGAGCGTGCCCGGCGCAACGCTTGACGGCGTGCATGTCTTGCGCACGGCAGCAGACGCGTCAAGCGTAGTCGGCGAGTTGTTGCCGGGACGGAAGATCGCGATCGTGGGTGCGGGTTTTATCGGGCTGGAGATCGCGGCAACGGCTATTGCAAGAGGCTGTGAAGTGATCGTGATCGAAGCGGCCGCGCGTGCGCTGATGCGTGCCGTGCCGGAGATTGTCGCGGCGTATCTGGTGGAACGGCACAGGCAGATGGGCGTGGACGTGCGCTTCGCCCTACAGGTCGACCGGATAGTAGGATCGACTATGAAGCGGGTCACCTGCGTGAAGCTCTCCGACGGCACGAGCATCGCGTGCGATTGCGTGATCGCCGGCATTGGCGTGAAGCCGCGCACGGAGCTGGCGGAAGCGGCGGGTATTGACGTAGCGGACGGCATTGCCGTGGACGACACGCTGCGCACCAACGATCCGCACATTTTCGCAGCCGGCGACGTCTGCTCGTTCCCACACCGGTTGTTCCGCCGGCGCATGCGGCTCGAATGCTGGAAGAACGCGGAGGACCATGCACGTATTGTCGCGCGCAACATGCTCGACCGCGGCGAAACCTATTCCGAAGTCCCATGGTTCTGGTCTGATCAATACGACATGACCATCCAGATTGCCGGCATGCCAGCGTTCGGCGTGACGACCGTTGTGCGTGAGACGGGCGCCACCTCGCGGATCTTCTTCGCGCTGGATCGCGACGGCGTGCTGGTCGGCGCGAGCGGCGTGGGCCAGGCAATCGAGATCGCACGCGACGTGCGAGTGGCGCAGGAGTTGATTGCGCGGAGGGCATGCGTTGACCCTTCCTTGCTCTCGGATCGCAGCGTCAAGCTCAAGCCGCTGCTCGCCGTGGAGGCGCTATGA
- a CDS encoding non-heme iron oxygenase ferredoxin subunit: MAVETNDIEWVVACAASEIAEEDVIRFDHAGASYAVYRIAEGFFASDGWCTHERAHLADGFVLNREIECPLHQGRFDIPTGKPKSPPVCLHLKTYPVRIEGGEVLLGVPAQAKTAS, from the coding sequence GTGGCCGTTGAAACGAATGACATTGAGTGGGTCGTCGCCTGCGCTGCCAGCGAGATCGCCGAAGAAGACGTAATCCGCTTCGATCACGCGGGTGCGAGTTACGCGGTGTATCGGATCGCTGAAGGTTTCTTCGCATCGGATGGCTGGTGCACACACGAACGCGCACATCTCGCCGATGGCTTCGTGCTCAATCGTGAAATCGAATGCCCTCTGCATCAGGGACGTTTCGATATCCCCACAGGCAAGCCCAAAAGCCCGCCCGTCTGCTTGCATTTGAAAACTTACCCCGTGCGCATTGAAGGCGGCGAAGTGCTGCTCGGCGTACCGGCGCAAGCGAAGACCGCGTCATGA